The Rhizobium leguminosarum DNA segment GTCATGACCCGGCCGACCCGCCGGCCGTCCGCATAAATGCGTGTGTCCTGAGATTGCGGATTGAACGGCTGGGCGATGTGGATCGCCTTGTTCGCCTCCATGGCGTTCCCAGCCCCGAAGGTGATCGTGTCGCGATGGTTCATGTAATCGGCGCAGCCGGTTAGCAGAACTGACACGGCGCAAATCAACAGCCTTTGCATTTGAGCCCCCTCTCGCAATAGCCGGTGCAGTGAAACTCAAAAGTGTGCCTGTGTCAAAGATGACCCAAGATTAGCACACGGCAGGCCTGGAACCCCGCCCGGATGCTTCTCGTGATCGATCAAGCGGAAAATTTGCCGTTTGATCCGATCTGCGGTTTCGGAGGCTGGGGCACCGCAATTCTCGTAATTTGCGCGATCACCTGGTGCGAGCCTTCCGCCATCCGGCGTTGCGAGCCGCTTCCTCGGAGCAAAACCACTGCTCTCCGTACAAGTACGCGATGCGCGTTTCCCAGTAATACTCTTGTCCAGGAATGTGGTAGATCCGCTCGCCGGTCGATTGGCTGATATTGCCCTTGATGTCGCATCCGGGGATCAGCGGCACATATTCGGAAGCGTACACGCCCAGTGCCGCTACGATGGCGAGGCCGGGAATCCAATTGAACTTTCGGGGGGACGATCGATACGCACGCGATTTATGCGGAATTTGCGCGTTACGCTCCTTCCGCTTCCTACGCTTTCGCGGATCGAACCCGATGATTTGCCCCATGACTTCCCCCGAAACGCAAGGATGCCGTGCATTCATGGAGGAGTCTAGCTTAAGCTAATAGGTGTTGACTGTCATACCGCAAAGGGTTGCCCCAGAGCGCCGCACAGACGCGCATCAGGCGCTCGCGACTGTCTGACAACAGCGGCTAGGCCGCCGATCGCTCTTGCTAGGCTTCTGTGGTCGCCCGGTGTGGCATCGATCATCTTGTCGAAGATATCCCGCCTTCGGCTCTTCCTTCAGATAGGCCATCAGGTCCGCCGACGTGATGCCGAGCAATCGTGCCGTCGCGTTGGCATGGACTCGTTATCCAGCCGGCCGCCGTTGTCATCGACGAACGCTTGCACCATCGGGAGAGGATTGAGCCGGTCGATGTTCGCGACCGCTGGCGCCTACTTCTCCAGCTTCGCGAGGCGGGTGTCAAAGGTGGTCGACATCACTAAGCCCCGAGAGTGCATATTGCGCCGCCTTGGACTTCGGTTCTTTGTCACCCTGCCAGAGCGGCAGGCCGACTTCTTCCGAGACCTGCGGATCGGCTGTGTAGATGGGATAGCCTTGCCTGAGCAGCCTTATCAGGATTTCCCGGTCGAAACGGGTATGTTTGCGGGTCAGATTGGCGCTGTTGTATATGTGGCCGTTCGAACGGGGATTGATGCCGGTTATGATGACCGCGCTGGCATCGTTGTATAATGCAAACAACACTGCGATCATTCCGTTCGAGCACTTGGTTTCGGCATCGAGCTCAAGGTTCACCAGTCCGCTGGCTTTGTGCATCAACGCTATGCGCTGGTAGCGGCCCACGAGATGGAGATCCCGGTAGCAATAGCTGAACGAGTTCAGATTGTTTTTCACGCGCGCCTGGCGTTTCTGACCCCGCCGCCAGGTGAGAACGTAGAGAGCGCCGGTGCGGTGCCCCGTGAGAACGCGCCTTGTCTCCACGGCTGCCGTATTGCCGCCCTGGAGCTCGTTGAAGCCCATCAGGGTGATGTCGGGCGCATCGATGCCCCAGGCATGGACAGCTATTTGCGAGGCGTTCACCGAAATGATGCGATATGTTTCATCGAAGCCGACGGGCTTGTGGGAAACGGGTGCCGATCCGACGACCACGACAGGGCCGGCAAATGGTACACTGGTTTTCGGAGGCTTGGGCCTTGTCACGGTATATCTGATGCGGCGGTAGATGATTTTATGCATCCGCGCAAGCAAATTTGGCATTCGAAGTATGACTCCAGCTCATGCTAACCTGAATTATCTCAAAGTAAGAGGTGAATCGGCCCCAAGAATCTGAGAACTGCTTTTGTAACAAAGATTATCAGACTGCAAGACGGGGTCCGATGCAACTACACTGTATCTCCACGCAGCTCGAATTTGAAGGCTTCGACGGCCACAAAGTTGTGGCTGGTTTCGATGGCGGCGCGATCACGTCGGATGCCGGCGCGCTTTTGCTTCGCCATGTCGACAAAGTCATTGGCCTGTTCGAGCGGATGGCGGCGTGCTTTGTTGACGCCGCGCTGCGGCTTGCACGGTCCACAGTGTGCGCACGCTGGTCGGGCAGCGCATCGCGGCGATCGCCTTGGGATACGAGGACGTCGACGACCATGACAGGCTGCGCCATGACCCGGTTCTTCGGCTTCTGTCGCAGAGCCTGACGCCGAAGCGGCCCGACTGTGCGGTGCTGACCGGCAAATCCACCTTGAACCGGCTGGAGCACGGCCCCCTGGGGCAGCCGACGCGCTATCATAAGATCGGTTATAGGGCTAGCGCTGGAAACCTTATTTGTCGAGCTGTTTCTGGAGGCCCAAGCTAAGGATCTGACGCCATATAAGCACTGCATATTTTGACAAACCGGTGTCTGGCTTATGTCCGGATTGAAGGTCAGTAGTTGCGACCGTTTTGCTGTTTGAGCTTCTTGATACGGTGCCGTTGATAGGCGTCGATTTGCCGGAACGGCGGCATCCGTTTGTTAAAGATGAGATGCGTGATGGAGACGATGCAGGGGGTTTTGGTTTCCGGTCCGCCGATGTCCAACGCGCACACAATCCCGCCCTCTTCTCCCATGTAGAAAAGGCTTGTCACGTTGCAACCATCGGGGATCTCGAGATCCGGGGATTGCTTGGTCAGCGTTATTTTAAGCGTTTGAGACAGCCTCGTTTCGAGGGGAAGTGACGCCTCGAGTTCACGAACAAGGTGATCGGTTTTCTCAGGATCATCGATCATCGGCAACACTCTCGGCGATAGCGCTATCGGACACAACGGAGGTGGGCGAAATCGTGTAGTTCCACTCACCGTGGAAGGGATCACGATCAATATTGATTGCATTCATTTCAGCATCGGTGATCTTGATGGCCTTGGGATAGTCATTTTCGTCGAGGCAACATTGAACGTCGAGCCCGTTGGCCGTCGTCGTGGCCCCGATCAGTTGAACGATGACCTCATGACTGACGAGGGGCTTGCCGCGCCAATTCTGTGTGATGAATGCAAATAGCCGGTGTTCTATGCGGTTCCATTTGCTGGTCCCCGGCGGGTGGTGAGCGACCGTGATAGCTAACCCAGTTTCATTGGCGAATGATTGAAGCTCGCGCTTCCACAGTCGCACACGGGCCCCGTTGCTGCCACCGCAATCGGCGGTAATGAGTAGACCGGTTGAACCAGGATAGCGGCTCTTTCCCAAGACATTCCACCACCGTCGAATGCTCTCTACGGCAAAGGCGGCGGTGTCATGATCGATGCCGACATTCACCCAACCCGAGTTGTTGGTGATGTCGTAGACGCCGTAAGGTGCGACCTTGCCGAGTTCGGGTATCTTGAAGTCGTGAACGCGCACGGGTTCGGGGCCGCCTTTGGGACGCAGCTCACGCCCGCCGTTCTTGAAATCGCCAACCAGCTCCTTTTTCTTTGTGTCGACCGAAATGGCGGCCTGGCCGGCCGCCTGGAACTGCTTGATCTTCTCGTTGATGTGTTCGAACTGGGTGTCGCGGTCAGGATGAGACGCCCCCTCCAAGGTCTTCTTGTTGGCCTGGAGGCTGAAGCCAAGCTTGCGCAGCAGCCGACCAACCAACTTCTGGCTGGCCGTAAAGCCGCGTTGTGCCAATGCGCCGGCAAGGTGGCGCTGGCTTCTGCTCACCCACAACAATGCTGCTTCAGGGTCGCCACGGATCGCCGATTGAACCAATTCTTCAAGTGCAGCCAAGAGGCCCGGCTCAGTCTCGATCTTTGGCCTGCGGCCGCCGCCCGGCCGCCGAACCCGGCGTTCCAGTCGTGCATCTGCGGTCCGCAACTCCGTAAGACCGCGCCCGATCGTACTGCGCGCAACGCCGGTCGCCGCCGAAACCGCCGTCACTCCACCCCGGCCCGCCGCGCGAGCCTCGGTTGCCGCCAACAAACGCCGTGCCCGCTCATCGAGATAAGGCGCAAGCGTCTCAAAGCGAGCTTTGATCGCCGCGATATCAATCATCCAGGTCGCTCAAATTCATTCGCCCACTGAATCAGAAAGTTTAACCTCCGTCCAGCATCGCTCATCTCTACACCAAGTAATCTACCAAGATCTAACGAATCGTTTGTTCCGTCTCAGGCCCTAAGCCGCGGGCCGAGATCGTGCTCGATCTCGACGCCACCGACGATCCGCTGCACGGCCACCAGGAGGGTCCGGTTCTTTCACGGGTATTACAAATTGCCACTGCTATCTGCCGCTTTACATCTTCTGTGGCCGCCACCTGCTTATCGGCCAAGCTGCGGCGTTCCAACATCGACGCCAGCGCCGGATCGGTCGCCGAAATCGATCGCATCGTTGGGCAGATTCGCGACAGATGGCCGAACGTGCGCATCATCCTGCGCGCCGATTCCGGCTTCGCCCGCGACGAACTGATGGACTGGTGCGAGACCAACAAGGTCGACACGGCAATCGAAAGCTTCGGCGGCAACGCGGTCGGCGCACGACCAGCGGCTTCGGCGGTAACTGCTGAGTTTGCCTGCGGCGACGCCGACCTGGAGCGAATAGATGCGGATCGGCTCAGCGATATTTTTGAGCTGGGTGTTGCCGAGATCGCTGACGGAGAGATCGAGCCTCGCCTTGACCTGACGGTAGGCGTCCTCGGACAGGCAAATGGCGCTCGGCGCTGCAATGCGCTCCAAACGCGAGGCGATGTTGATGCCGTCGCCCATCAGGTCGCCGTCGCTTTCCTCGACAGATTGATGCCGATCCGGAACTCGATGCGGCGGTCCTAGCCACGGCGGCATTGCGCTCGACCATACCGTTCTGCACCTCAATGGCGCAGCGCACGGCATCGACCACGCTGCGGAACTCGACGAGTGCCCCGTCACCTGTGCGCTTGATAACGCGCCGTTATACACGGCGATGGTCGGATCGATCAGGTCGCTGCGCAGTGCCCGCAACCTCGCTGGGGTGCGATCTTCGTCGGTCCTTGCGAGCCTGCTGTATCCGACCACGCCGCGGCCAGAATTGCGGCCAATTTGCGATTCTCGCTCATAGGGCGGCGGTCTCCTCTTCCCCAGGATAGCGGGAAGACAGAGGGCGAGAGGCAACTTTTCGCTTCTGCTCAGAGCGATCTCGGTTGAGATCAAATCGCCCGTGTTTACGAATGGGCCGACGTGCGGATCAGGCAATAACAGCTCTGTGGACTTTCGGCCTTTCAACGTGGTCGTTCCGAAAGCCTATTGACGATCAAATCTGCGCGTTGATCGCCGCACCGCCCGAGGCGTGCATTTTCCGCTGCGCCGACTCCGCTCTTGCGAACAGTTCTCACTTTTGTATCAGAATTTTGGCGCTCTGGCGAGATTCATGATCTCTCAGTAGGAACCGTTTCAGGTCCGCCTTGGATCCGACAAAGGGTTAGTTTCCAGGCTCCCCAGCCATATCGCGTATGCAAAAATCGTCCGACTCGGTAAGCTTTGGTAATGAGGCCTGATATCGCGGCGTGTTCCGTGTATGTTTGAACTTCCAACACCATAACAATGGCCTCACCCTATTTTGCTGGAGATACGGGTGATCGACGTTTAGCAAGTACCATCAGACTCCTCATGGACATCTCGGGGATCCCCGCACAACGGCAGGAGGCCGATTCCTCAGTGTCCGCATGTTGTGTAGAAGACGGAAGACGCTGACGAATTGGGATTAGGACATGTTTCGTTAGATGGGTGCTAGGCTAGACTGGCTGCCTATGTTTTGGGAAATTGGATTTTTGGCAATTGCGGGTGTGGCTGGTTTCACCTTGGGACGAGGGCAAGGCAACTTAGTCTGGCATCGTCACGGCCGTGCTAGCCATGACCGTGGTGTTCATATTTATCATGTAAAAATAAATCCCCATCGAGGAGCGCGGCGTCGTCACTGACAACCGTAGCGATTCGTCACTAAGGTGCAACTGTATCGACGTCGCAAACCCTTGCTTGGCCGAGAACGCGTCGTTACAAGATTTGCGATTAAATGATGTTGAAGAGAACGTGAATTATGCTGACAGGTCAATCGATCCTCATTACCGGCGGCACCGGGTCGTTCGGCCATGCATTTCTTCCAATGACACTCGAACGTTATAATCCGCGCCGCATCATCGTGTATTCACGCGACGAAATGAAGCAGTGGGAAATGGCCAAGAAATACAGTGCCGACAAGCGAGTGCGCTTCTTCATTGGTGATGTGAGAGACCGGGAGCGGCTGTACAGAGCGCTCGACGGGGTCGATTACGTCGTTCATGCAGCGGCAACGAAGATAGTGCCGACAGCGGAATACAACCCCTTTGAGTGCATCAAGACCAACATCAACGGCGCCATGAACGTCATCGACGCCTGCATAGACCGCGGAGTAAAGCGCGTCGTTGCACTGTCGACGGACAAAGCCAGCAGCCCGATCAACCTGTACGGCGCAACCAAACTCGCTTCCGACAAGCTTTTTGTAGCGGGCAACTCATATTCGGGTGGACATCGCACACGCTTTGCCGTGGTTCGCTATGGAAACGTCATGGGATCGCGCGGCTCGGTCATTCCGTTCTTCCTCTCCATCAAGGACAAAGGTGTGCTGCCCATCACCGACCCGCGCATGACCCGGTTCATGATCACGCTTGAACAGGGTGTGGAACTGGTCTGGCACGCTTTCGACGACATGGAAGGCGGCGAGATCTACGTCAAAAAAATCCCTTCAATGAAGATGGTGGATCTAGCCGCCGCCGTTGCGCCGGAAGCTCAGATAGAAATTGTCGGTATCCGCCCAGGCGAGAAAGTTCATGAACAGATGATTGGTGAAGAAGACTCTTTCTACACCTACGAATATAGCGACCATTTCAAGATACTGCCTGCAATCAATAATTGGGGCACCAGCGCGGAGCGCATAAAGGACGGGGTGAAAGTCCCGGAAGGCTTCAGCTATACGAGCGACAACAATAAGGAATGGCTGAGCGCTGTCGCTCTCCAGTCCTGGATCGAGCAAAATCGCCTAAAGATCGGAATGATATGAGTTCCTCCATTCCCTATGGCAGACAGGATATCAATGATGCGGATATCGACGCAGTCGTTGCCGTTCTGAGATCTGACTTTCTGACGCAAGGTCCTGTCGTGCCTCGCTTCGAGCAAGCGGTCGCATCCTATTGCGGTGCACTCCATGCTGTTGCGGTGAACAGCGCGACCTCGGCGCTCCACATTGCCTGTCTCGCTCTCGGACTTGGTCCCGGTGACTTGCTTTGGACAAGCCCGATCACGTTCGTAGCATCCGCCAATTGCGCTCTATACTGTGGCGCTGATGTCGACTTCGTCGATATCGACAAGGACAGCTACAATCTTTCGCCGGCAGCGCTCGAGCAAAAATTGCTGGAAGCAGAGCGAGCGGGACGCCTGCCGAAGGTGGTCGTCGCAGTCCATCTGACCGGGCAGCCCTGTGACCTTGCGGCGATCCATGCTTTGGCACTTCGTTATGGCTTTGCCGTTATCGAGGATGCATCGCACGCGATTGGAGGTCGCTATCTCAACGAGCCCATCGGCAACTGCCGCTATAGCGACATCACGATATTCAGCTTTCATGCTGTAAAAATCATCACCTCGGCAGAGGGCGGAATGGCCGTTACCAACGAACCAGAACTCGCCCATAAGATGCGTCTGCTTCGTAGCCATGGCATCACGCGCGAACCCGACAGGATGACGCAACAGCCGGACGGGCCATGGTACTATCAGCAGATAGATCTCGGCTATAACTACCGCATGACCGAGTTGCAGGGCGCGCTGGGATTAAGCCAGATGGATCGTCTGGACAGCTACGTCTCCAAGCGCCATCAATTGGCGAGACGTTATAACGACGCGTTCAGCAACTTGCCTGTGATCACGCCCTGGCAGCATCCTGACGGATATTCCGCACTGCATCTCTACGTCATTCGCGTCCAATCGGGGGAGATCGGGAAGAGTCACAGGGAAATTTACGATTCGCTGCTGAAGCAAGGTATTGGCGTGAACCTCCATTATATCCCGGTGCACCTGCAGCCCTATTACCATCGTATGGGCTTTCAACGGAACACCTACCCGGAAGCCGAAGCTTATTACTCAGAGGCCATAACCCTTCCGATGTACCCAACGATGACTGATGCGCAGCAGGAACAGGTTATCGTGGCGTTGCGGGAAGCCGTTACCGCATAAGGCTGCCGATCCTCTGATCGAGGACGGCGGATATTACCTGGCAGGCGGCGCGCC contains these protein-coding regions:
- the pseC gene encoding UDP-4-amino-4,6-dideoxy-N-acetyl-beta-L-altrosamine transaminase → MSSSIPYGRQDINDADIDAVVAVLRSDFLTQGPVVPRFEQAVASYCGALHAVAVNSATSALHIACLALGLGPGDLLWTSPITFVASANCALYCGADVDFVDIDKDSYNLSPAALEQKLLEAERAGRLPKVVVAVHLTGQPCDLAAIHALALRYGFAVIEDASHAIGGRYLNEPIGNCRYSDITIFSFHAVKIITSAEGGMAVTNEPELAHKMRLLRSHGITREPDRMTQQPDGPWYYQQIDLGYNYRMTELQGALGLSQMDRLDSYVSKRHQLARRYNDAFSNLPVITPWQHPDGYSALHLYVIRVQSGEIGKSHREIYDSLLKQGIGVNLHYIPVHLQPYYHRMGFQRNTYPEAEAYYSEAITLPMYPTMTDAQQEQVIVALREAVTA
- the pseB gene encoding UDP-N-acetylglucosamine 4,6-dehydratase (inverting), whose amino-acid sequence is MLTGQSILITGGTGSFGHAFLPMTLERYNPRRIIVYSRDEMKQWEMAKKYSADKRVRFFIGDVRDRERLYRALDGVDYVVHAAATKIVPTAEYNPFECIKTNINGAMNVIDACIDRGVKRVVALSTDKASSPINLYGATKLASDKLFVAGNSYSGGHRTRFAVVRYGNVMGSRGSVIPFFLSIKDKGVLPITDPRMTRFMITLEQGVELVWHAFDDMEGGEIYVKKIPSMKMVDLAAAVAPEAQIEIVGIRPGEKVHEQMIGEEDSFYTYEYSDHFKILPAINNWGTSAERIKDGVKVPEGFSYTSDNNKEWLSAVALQSWIEQNRLKIGMI
- a CDS encoding membrane-anchored protein, which produces MPNLLARMHKIIYRRIRYTVTRPKPPKTSVPFAGPVVVVGSAPVSHKPVGFDETYRIISVNASQIAVHAWGIDAPDITLMGFNELQGGNTAAVETRRVLTGHRTGALYVLTWRRGQKRQARVKNNLNSFSYCYRDLHLVGRYQRIALMHKASGLVNLELDAETKCSNGMIAVLFALYNDASAVIITGINPRSNGHIYNSANLTRKHTRFDREILIRLLRQGYPIYTADPQVSEEVGLPLWQGDKEPKSKAAQYALSGLSDVDHL
- a CDS encoding sunset domain-containing protein, translated to MGQIIGFDPRKRRKRKERNAQIPHKSRAYRSSPRKFNWIPGLAIVAALGVYASEYVPLIPGCDIKGNISQSTGERIYHIPGQEYYWETRIAYLYGEQWFCSEEAARNAGWRKARTR
- a CDS encoding ISAzo13 family transposase, whose translation is MIDIAAIKARFETLAPYLDERARRLLAATEARAAGRGGVTAVSAATGVARSTIGRGLTELRTADARLERRVRRPGGGRRPKIETEPGLLAALEELVQSAIRGDPEAALLWVSRSQRHLAGALAQRGFTASQKLVGRLLRKLGFSLQANKKTLEGASHPDRDTQFEHINEKIKQFQAAGQAAISVDTKKKELVGDFKNGGRELRPKGGPEPVRVHDFKIPELGKVAPYGVYDITNNSGWVNVGIDHDTAAFAVESIRRWWNVLGKSRYPGSTGLLITADCGGSNGARVRLWKRELQSFANETGLAITVAHHPPGTSKWNRIEHRLFAFITQNWRGKPLVSHEVIVQLIGATTTANGLDVQCCLDENDYPKAIKITDAEMNAINIDRDPFHGEWNYTISPTSVVSDSAIAESVADDR